From Arcticibacter tournemirensis, one genomic window encodes:
- a CDS encoding GreA/GreB family elongation factor, translating to MRTENLMIVQRELDLLKKHLNDSVLSDYNKKKLLEELKSAVVIKPDDLPSDVVCIDSKVEIEEIHSGQKFTFQIVLPAEANMKLGKVSVFAPIGIALLGYRTGSEVQWEMPNGLKTFKILQVTQLKDEFKMALD from the coding sequence ATGAGAACAGAAAACTTAATGATAGTTCAAAGAGAGCTGGATTTACTAAAAAAGCACCTTAACGATTCGGTCCTTTCGGACTATAACAAGAAAAAGTTACTAGAAGAACTAAAATCTGCCGTTGTAATCAAGCCGGATGACCTGCCCTCCGACGTCGTTTGCATCGACTCTAAAGTGGAAATTGAAGAGATTCACAGCGGTCAGAAGTTCACGTTTCAAATTGTGCTGCCTGCAGAAGCGAACATGAAGCTTGGCAAAGTTTCTGTATTTGCTCCAATTGGTATTGCTCTTCTGGGCTACCGGACCGGATCAGAAGTGCAATGGGAGATGCCGAACGGCCTGAAGACTTTTAAAATTCTGCAGGTAACGCAATTGAAAGATGAATTTAAAATGGCATTAGATTAG